The following coding sequences are from one Remersonia thermophila strain ATCC 22073 chromosome 2, whole genome shotgun sequence window:
- a CDS encoding 60S ribosomal protein eL6: MSAAPTTKTFGKSTRTVPHPSEKAQKWYPAEDEAQPRKVRKAIRPWAPRSSLQPGTVLILLAGRFRGKRVILLKTLDQGVLLVTGPFKINGVPLRRVNARYVIATSLKVDLTGVDQAKIEEVSQPKYFTAEKAKEKASEEAFFKQGEKPQKKEVSSTRAADQKAIDKALIANIKKVDLLASYLATSFSLRKGDKPHLMKW, translated from the exons ATGTCGGCCGCTCCTACGACCAAGACCTTTGGCAAGTCGACCCGGACGGTCCCTCACCCGTCCGAGAAGGCTCAGAAATGGTACCCTGCTGAGGACGAGGCCCAGCCGCGCAAG GTCCGCAAGGCGATCCGCCCCTGGGCTCCTCGCAGCTCCCTCCAGCCCGGCACCGTCCTcatcctgctcgccggccggtTCCGCGGCAAGCGCGTCATTCTCCTCAAGACCCTCGACCAGGGCGTCCTGCTCGTTACCGGCCCCTTCAAGATCAACGGcgtccctctccgccgcgtcAACGCCCGCTACGTCATCGCCACTTCGCTCAAGGTCGACCTGACGGGCGTCGACCAGGCCAAGATTGAGGAGGTGTCCCAGCCCAAGTACTTCACCGCagagaaggccaaggagaaggccagcGAGGAGGCTTTCTTCAAGCAGGGAGAGAAGCCCCAG AAGAAGGAGGTCTCGAGCACCCGGGCGGCTGACCAGAAGGCCATCGACAAGGCGCTCATTGCGAACATCAAGAAGGTCGACCTGCTTGCCAGCTACCTCGCCACCTCTTTCAGCCTCCGCAAGGGCGACAAGCCGCACCTGATGAAGTGGTag
- a CDS encoding 60S ribosomal protein uL29, whose amino-acid sequence MSSGKVKAGQLWSKNKDELAKQLAELKTELSQLRIQKIVSSGTKLNKIHDIRKSIARVLTVINAKQRAALRLFYKNKKYLPLDLRVKQTRAIRRRLSKEDASRVLEKTKKRQTHFPQRKFAVKAA is encoded by the exons ATG TCTTCCGGAAAGGTCAAGGCGGGCCAATTATGGTCTAAGAAcaaggacgagctcgccaagcagctcgccgagctcaagacgGAGCTGAGCCAGCTTCGCATCCAGAAGATCGTCTCTTCGGGCACCAAGCTCAACAAGAT CCACGATATCCGCAAGTCGATCGCCCGGGTCCTCACCGTCATCAACGCCAAGCAAAGGGCCGCTCTCCGCCTGTTctacaagaacaagaagTACCTGCCTCTCGACCTCCGCGTCAAGCAGACCcgcgccatccgccgccgcctgtcCAAGGAGGACGCCTCGAGGGTTCTGGAGAAGACCAAGAAGCGCCAAACGCACTTCCCCCAGCGGAAGTTTGCCGTTAAG GCTGCATAA